From one Coffea eugenioides isolate CCC68of chromosome 11, Ceug_1.0, whole genome shotgun sequence genomic stretch:
- the LOC113754416 gene encoding serine/threonine-protein kinase 10, producing the protein MEDSPTSRRSRKANLSSSDIYATMVRKDDVDDDDSLPPLLKRLPKDFGGDPTLNSDDDQYDEGASVSGTMIVKTSNSSRASRPPAQFWDRTQKRDYNDNAASYRRRFEEEEEEEEGNFSTFVVRKGADEDEEEEEEEEEMGSGTVVRRTRRKKSRGGGNGSGGGTMSRAVASMQAVGEIGGGFGRQRKSGSGGAGGTVEEGGGGDRFRRNGSGKVSTSSIPESVTKEDPTTKYELLHELGKGSYGAVYKARDKKTSELVAIKVISLSEGEEGYEEIRGEIEMLQQCNHPNVVRYLGSYQGEEYLWIVMEYCGGGSVADLMTVTDESLEEYQIAFICREALKGLSYLHSIFKVHRDIKGGNVLLTEQGEVKLGDFGVAAQLTRTMSKRNTFIGTPHWMAPEVIQESRYDGKVDVWALGVSAIEMAEGCPPRATVHPMRVLFMISIEPAPMLEDKEKWSLVFHDFVAKCLTKDPRLRPTAAEMLKHKFIERCKSGASTMLPKIEKARQIRASMALQARTVTPSLPGETPLGSPKLNEDYGDTVPSKPQNFANGIASGPIADRMEPNMEGDFGTVIVRDGEMDMTTIRSTSLTNAEEPLPASGQIGSPYISSGRDKAIESRASGTMRVPSPVEGSISVAQPSQTFPLSIVGPPEQKLDAKSSAQATVVAAAGMSSSSFMSETVSRKALDKLWSIYSAGNTVPIPFLRATDISPIALLSDNVLGGPKLDDSGSIAVEAIQELFTSDAQSKKGRNRQTEVPLPPSVCQRLTSSPTLMNLAQALAYHKMCYEDMPLQEMQAAQEQQTIQNLSDTLRTILRL; encoded by the exons ATGGAGGATTCCCCAACATCTCGTCGAAGCAGAAAGGCAAACTTATCATCGTCCGACATTTACGCCACTATGGTCCGAAAAGACGACGTCGACGACGACGATTCACTTCCTCCTTTACTTAAACGCTTACCTAAAGATTTTGGCGGGGACCCCACCTTGAATTCGGACGATGATCAGTACGACGAGGGGGCATCTGTCTCCGGTACTATGATTGTCAAAACGTCGAACAGTTCGAGGGCGAGTCGTCCGCCGGCTCAATTTTGGGATCGAACTCAGAAGAGGGATTATAATGACAATGCGGCGTCGTATAGGAGGAGAtttgaggaggaggaggaagaagaagaggggAACTTTTCGACGTTTGTGGTGAGGAAAGGGGCGGACGAGGAtgaagaggaggaagaagaggaggaggaaaTGGGATCGGGGACGGTGGTGAGGAGGACGAGGAGGAAGAAGAGCCGCGGTGGAGGAAATGGGAGTGGAGGTGGGACGATGAGTAGGGCAGTGGCCAGTATGCAGGCGGTTGGGGAGATTGGTGGTGGATTTGGCAGGCAGAGGAAAAGTGGCAGTGGTGGTGCTGGTGGGACGGTGGAGGAGGGTGGTGGTGGGGATCGGTTTAGAcggaatggaagtgggaaagtGTCCACAAGTTCAATTCCGGAGAGTGTGACGAAGGAAGATCCCACAACTAAGTATGAATTGCTGCATGAGCTTG GGAAGGGATCATATGGTGCTGTATATAAGGCTCGGGATAAGAAAACTTCAGAGTTGGTTGCTATCAAAGTAATATCTTTGAGTGAAGGG GAGGAGGGGTATGAAGAAATTCGAGGCGAAATTGAGATGTTGCAACAATGTAATCATCCTAACGTTGTTCGCTACCTTGGGAGCTACCAAGGAGAAGAGTATCTATGG ATAGTGATGGAGTATTGTGGAGGTGGCAGTGTTGCTGACTTGATGACCGTTACAGATGAATCTTTGGAGGAGTATCAAATAGCATTTATTTGTAGGGAAGCATTAAAG GGTCTATCCTATTTGCACTCGATCTTCAAGGTACATAGAGATATTAAAGGCGGTAATGTTTTGTTGACTGAACAGGGAGAGGTCAAGTTGG GTGATTTTGGAGTTGCTGCACAATTGACAAGGACTATGTCCAAACGCAACACG TTTATTGGCACACCTCATTGGATGGCTCCTGAAGTTATTCAAGAAAGTCGTTACGATGGGAAG gTTGATGTGTGGGCTCTGGGAGTGTCTGCAATAGAAATGGCAGAG GGCTGTCCACCAAGAGCCACTGTTCATCCAATGAGG GTATTGTTTATGATATCGATAGAACCAGCTCCAATGCTTGAGGACAAAGAGAAATG GTCTCTTGTTTTCCATGACTTTGTAGCAAAGTGCCTTACTAAGGATCCAAGGCTTCGTCCTACTGCAGCTGAGATGCTAAAG CACAAATTTATTGAAAGATGCAAAAGTGGAGCGTCTACAATGCTGCCCAAGATTGAGAAGGCAAGGCAGATCAGGGCATCCATGGCGTTGCAAGCTCGAACTGTTACTCCATCTTTACCTGGAGAGACT CCTTTGGGTAGTCCAAAATTGAATGAAGACTATGGAGATACTGTCCCATCAAAGCCTCAGAACTTTGCTAATGGGATAGCTTCGGGACCTATAGCTGATAGGATGGAACCAAATATGGAAG GTGATTTTGGCACTGTCATAGTTCGGGATGGTGAAATGGATATGACAACCATACGTAGTACCTCTCTGACTAATGCAGAAGAACCTTTGCCTGCTTCAGGACAAATTGGAAGTCCATACATCAGTAGCGGCAGAGACAAAGCTATAGAATCCAG GGCGAGTGGCACAATGAGAGTCCCTTCCCCCGTTGAAGGATCTATATCTGTTGCACAGCCCTCTCAAACATTCCCTCTTTCAATCGTTGGCCCTCCTGAGCAGAAGCTTGATGCAAAAAGCAGTGCCCAAGCAACTGTAGTTGCTGCTGCCGGCATGAGCAGCAGTTCATTTATGAGTGAAACTGTAAGCCGGAAGGCATTAGATAAG CTGTGGTCAATATATTCAGCTGGCAACACTGTGCCCATTCCATTTCTTAGGGCAACAGATATATCGCCTATTGCTCTTTTATCTGACAATGTACTTGGAGGCCCGAAACTGGATGATAGTGGAAGTATAGCTGTTGAAGCAATTCAGGAGCTTTTCACTAGTGATGCTCAGTCTAAAAAGGGCCGAAATAGACAAACTGAG GTACCCTTACCTCCCAGTGTGTGCCAGAGACTAACTTCGAGTCCTACTCTGATGAATCTCGCTCAGGCCCTAGCTTACCACAAGAT GTGTTATGAGGATATGCCACTTCAGGAAATGCAAGCAGCGCAAGAGCAGCAAACCATCCAGAATCTTTCTGATACGCTTAGAACCATTTTGAGATTATAG
- the LOC113753707 gene encoding probable 6-phosphogluconolactonase 1, which translates to MALCGAKKDGRELKIYENTDELSTDLADYIAELSENSVKERGVFAIALSGGSLISLMGKLCEAPYNKTVDWAKWYIFWADERVVAKSHADSNYKLAKDGILSKVPVIPSHVHSINDTVSAEKAAEDYEFVIRQLVRTRVINVSDICDCPKFDLILLGMGPDGHVASLFPGHSVLDEKEQWVTFITDSPKPPPERITFTLPVINSASNVAVVVTGGSKADAVHLVVDDVEPDHPSLPSKLVQPTKGNLVWFLDKAAASKLDGTKFSE; encoded by the exons ATGGCACTTTGTGGGGCTAAAAAGGATGGAAGAGAACTGAAAATTTACGAAAATACAGATGAACTAAGTACTGATCTGGCAGACTATATTGCAGAATTATCAGAGAATTCTGTGAAAGAACGTGGAGTGTTTGCCATTGCTTTATCTGGTGGCTCCCTAATTAGTCTGATGGG TAAACTATGTGAGGCTCCTTATAACAAGACTGTtgattgggccaagtggtatATATTTTGGGCTGATGAACGCGTGGTGGCAAAGAGTCATGCTGATAGCAATTATAAGCTGGCAAAGGATGGCATTCTGTCCAAG GTCCCTGTTATTCCAAGCCATGTGCATTCTATCAATGATACTGTATCAGCAGAAAAAGCTGCTGAGGACTACGAGTTTGTCATCAGGCAGCTTGTGAGGACTCGTGTAATCAATGTTTCTGATATCTGTGACTGCCCAAAGTTTGATCTGATCCTTTTGGGGATGGGTCCTGATGGGCATGTCGCGTCGCTCTTTCCCGGTCACTCAGTGCTTGATGAAAAAGAACAGTGGGTGACTTTCATCACCGACTCACCCAAGCCCCCACCTGAGAGGATCACCTTTACTTTGCCTGTGATCAACTCTGCCTCCAATGTGGCTGTGGTTGTCACTGGTGGCAGTAAAGCAGATGCTGTGCACTTAGTAGTTGATGATGTTGAGCCTGACCATCCGTCATTGCCTTCAAAGCTGGTCCAGCCAACCAAGGGGAATTTGGTGTGGTTTCTGGACAAGGCAGCGGCATCAAAACTCGACGGCACAAAATTTTCCGAGTAG
- the LOC113753454 gene encoding uncharacterized protein LOC113753454, with product MRRKISSKISSFLLHKSPRALSSVHHNYHDLAARAPIVLQVQRQGLQNFYYNKVKKREISSEPTSLFTSISRRYLCSSSPQIIKTQDHDDIDEVEPIDLWEEEEEVEPKIGDGGDGGGVVLQNCPWGEKALSIAHKVLLQFGDDMKLFALKTSPRGYIYVRLDKLSNEYGCPSIEELESFSKEYKAKLDEVGATGEIPDDLALDVSSPGAERLLKVPDDLDRFKEMPMRVSYVENLEVECPEKNGVFLLESIEMDSGCCIWKLADVKENRNPSAKGRPMSRKQKDWRLRLPYDMYKRITLFLDY from the exons ATGAGACGAAAAATCAGTAGCAAAATTTCATCTTTCTTGCTGCATAAGTCTCCGAGAGCCCTTTCCTCGGTTCATCATAATTATCATGATCTTGCAGCACGGGCGCCGATAGTCCTTCAAGTTCAACGTCAAGGCCTTCAAAACTTTTACTACAACAAAGTTAAAAAGCGTGAAATTTCTTCAGAACCCACCTCTCTTTTCACTTCTATCTCTCGACGATATCTATGTAGCAGTTCCcctcaaatcatcaaaacccaGGACCATG ATGATATAGATGAGGTTGAACCAATTGATTTAtgggaagaagaagaggaggttGAGCCTAAG ATTGGTGATGGTGGTGATGGAGGTGGAGTGGTTCTTCAAAATTGTCCCTGGGGAGAAAAGGCACTTTCCATAGCCCACAAGGTGCTGCTGCAGTTTGGAGATGACATGAAGCTCTTTGCCTTGAAGACCTCACCGCGTGGATACATCTACGTCAGACTTGATAAGCTGTCAAATGA ATATGGGTGCCCCAGCATCGAGGAGCTTGAATCTTTCAGTAAAGAATACAAGGCAAAGCTAGATGAAGTAGGGGCTACTGGAGAAATCCCAGATGATTTGGCTCTTGAT GTTTCCTCACCTGGGGCTGAGCGGCTACTCAAAGTACCAGACGACTTGGATAGGTTCAAAGAGATGCCTATGCGTGTCAGCTATGTTGAAAATTTGGAGGTGGAATGCCCAGAAAAGAATGGAGTTTTCCTGCTAGAATCGATTGAGATGGATTCAGGGTGCTGTATATGGAAGTTGGCTGATGTGAAGGAAAATAGAAACCCTTCAGCTAAAGGCAGGCCAATGAGCCGTAAACAGAAAGATTGGAGATTAAGACTGCCATATGATATGTACAAGCGCATAACCCTATTTCTAGATTACTAA